A single region of the Betta splendens chromosome 12, fBetSpl5.4, whole genome shotgun sequence genome encodes:
- the onecut2 gene encoding one cut domain family member 2, whose translation MKTAYTNAYRCLAKDLDAYAMNTDMTMDGIGSLHGGVAVSSVAPDAELMSGHSPHHGRGGSAVAGGHGAAAAAAAAAASTLRIHQDLAAAAASSRSAMVSGMATILDGSGEYRPELSLPLHHAMSVPCDTSSPGMGMSGTYTTLTPLQPLPPISTVSDKFHHHHHHHHHQRLSGNVSGSFTLMRDERGLPGMNNIYSPYHKDHMSGMGQSLSPVLGNGLGSIHNTQQGLHNYGTTAHGGHDKMLNFEAHHTASMLARGDHHQHRGLGGPATGMMPHLNGMHHPGHPAASAAGHHPHPHLQSPTHGPVLASTRERPPSSSGTQGGNGPGQLEEINTKEVAQRITAELKRYSIPQAIFAQRVLCRSQGTLSDLLRNPKPWSKLKSGRETFRRMWKWLQEPEFQRMSALRLAACKRKEQDTAKERNNTPKKSRLVFTDLQRRTLLAIFKENKRPSKEMQLTISQQLGLELTTVSNFFMNARRRSLDKWTDDGGSPGAQSSASSTCTKA comes from the exons ATGAAGACTGCCTACACTAACGCCTATCGATGCCTGGCCAAGGACCTGGACGCTTACGCCATGAACACGGACATGACAATGGACGGCATCGGCAGCCTGCACGGCGGGGTGGCGGTGAGCTCCGTGGCCCCTGATGCGGAGCTGATGAGCGGCCACAGCCCGCACCACGGCCGCGGGGGCTCCGCCGTGGCGGGGGGAcacggagcggcggcggcggcggcggcggcggcggcgtccacCCTGCGGATCCACCAGGACCTggctgccgccgccgcgtcgTCGCGCTCGGCCATGGTGTCCGGCATGGCCACGATACTGGACGGCAGCGGGGAGTACCGGCCGGAGCTGTCGCTGCCGCTGCACCACGCCATGAGCGTGCCGTGCGACACGTCCTCTCCCGGGATGGGGATGAGCGGCACCTACACCACCCTGAccccgctgcagccgctgccgccCATCTCCACCGTGTCGGACAAGtttcaccatcaccaccatcaccaccaccaccagcggCTCTCCGGGAACGTGAGCGGGAGCTTCACCCTGATGCGGGACGAGCGGGGGCTTCCGGGCATGAATAACATCTACAGCCCCTATCACAAAGATCACATGTCCGGGATGGGTCAGAGCCTCTCCCCGGTCCTGGGCAACGGCCTGGGCTCCATACACAACACCCAGCAGGGTCTCCACAATTACGGCACGACGGCGCACGGAGGTCACGACAAGATGCTGAACTTCGAAGCGCACCACACCGCCTCCATGCTGGCCAGAGGGgaccaccaccagcaccgggGCCTCGGCGGTCCGGCCACCGGGATGATGCCGCACCTCAACGGCATGCACCACCCGGGACACCCGGCCGCCTCCGCCGCGGgtcaccacccccacccccacctccagtCTCCCACCCACGGGCCCGTGCTGGCCTCCACCCGGGAAAGACCGCCCTCCTCCTCGGGGACGCAGGGGGGGAACGGTCCGGGGCAGCTGGAGGAAATCAACACCAAAGAGGTTGCGCAGAGGATCACGGCGGAGCTGAAGAGGTACAGCATCCCGCAGGCCATCTTTGCCCAGAGGGTGCTGTGCCGCTCCCAGGGGACCCTGTCAGACCTGCTGAGGAACCCCAAACCCTGGAGTAAACTAAAATCAGGCCGGGAGACCTTCAGGAGGATGTGgaagtggctgcaggagcccgaGTTCCAGCGGATGTCGGCCCTCAGACTGGCAG CATGCAAACGTAAAGAGCAGGACACAGCGAAGGAGCGCAACAACACACCAAAGAAGTCGCGGCTGGTCTTCACGGACCTGCAGCGGCGCACCCTGCTCGCCATCTTCAAGGAGAACAAGCGGCCTTCCAAGGAGATGCAGCTCACCATTTCGCAGCAGCTGGGTCTCGAACTCACCACTGTCAGCAATTTCTTTATGAACGCCCGTCGCCGGAGCCTGGACAAATGGACAGACGATGGAGGCAGCCCTGGCGCCCAGTCCTCGGCGTCCAGCACTTGTACCAAAGCGTGA
- the fech gene encoding ferrochelatase, mitochondrial isoform X1: protein MLNMGGPEKLEDVHDFLLRLFMDTDLMKLPVQNKLGPFIAKRRTPKIQEQYSKIGGGSPIKHWTSMQGEGMVKLLDETSPETAPHKFYIGFRYVHPLTEEAIEEMEKDGVERAVAFTQYPQYSCSTTGSSLNAIYRYYSNRGERPKMRWSVIDRWPTHPLLVECFAEHVSNELMKFPEEKRDDVVILFSAHSLPLAVVNRGDPYPQEVGATVQRVMERLGHCNPYRLVWQSRVGPMPWLGPQTDEVIKGLCERGKKNILLVPIAFTSDHIETLHELDIEYGQVLGEECGVENIRRAESLNGNPLFMKALADLVQSHLKSNEPCSRQLTLRCPLCTNPVCEETKAFFASQKRS from the exons CAAGCTGGGCCCATTCATAGCCAAGCGCCGCACGCCCAAGATCCAGGAGCAGTACAGCAAGATCGGAGGCGGCTCTCCCATCAAACACTGGACCTCCATGCAGGGAGAGGGCAtggtgaagctgctggatgagACGAGCCCTGAGACAG CTCCTCACAAGTTTTACATTGGCTTCCGGTACGTTCACCCACTGACAGAGGAAGCCATCGAAGAGATGGAGAAAGATGGAGTCGAAAGAGCTGTGGCCTTCACCCAATACCCTCAGTACAGCTGCTCCACCACAG GCAGCAGCCTCAACGCCATCTACCGTTACTACAGCAACAGAGGTGAAAGGCCAAAAATGCGCTGGAGTGTCATCGACCGGTGGCCCACACACCCGCTGCTGGTGGAG TGTTTTGCAGAGCACGTCAGTAACGAGCTGATGAAGTTcccagaagagaagagagacgaTGTTGTCATCCTGTTCTCTGCACACTCGCTCCCTCTGGCT GTTGTGAACAGAGGAGACCCGTACCCTCAGGAGGTGGGAGCCACAGTTCAGAGAGTCATGGAGAGACTGGGACACTGTAACCCCTACAGGCTGGTGTGGCAGTCCAGG GTGGGGCCGATGCCGTGGCTCGGGCCCCAGACGGACGAGGTCATCAAAGGTCTCTGTGAACGGGGGAAGAAGAACATCCTGCTGGTGCCGATTGCCTTCACCTCCGACCACATAGAGACTTTACATGAACTTGACATAGAGTACGGACAGGTGCTGGGGGAGGAG TGCGGGGTGGAGAACATCAGGAGAGCAGAGTCACTGAATGGAAACCCTCTGTTTATGAAG GCGCTGGCGGACCTGGTGCAGTCCCACCTGAAGTCCAACGAGCCGTGCTCCCGCCAGCTGACCCTCCGGTGCCCGCTGTGCACCAACCCCGTCTGTGAGGAGACCAAGGCCTTCTTTGCCAGCCAGAAACGCTCGTAG